The genomic DNA CGGCGATACGATTTTCGTTAACGTTTCTGCGAAACAGAGAATGGGTCTTGAAGATCTGCTCGAAATGATTCTGCTCGTAGCTGAAGTGAATGAGTACAAAGCGAACCCTGACAAACGGGCACGTGGTACGATCATCGAGGCTGAGCTGGATAAAGGCCGCGGTTCCGTAGCCCGTATCCTCGTTCAGAATGGTACACTGAAAGTCGGCGATGCTTTCGTAGCAGGTAACTGTTTCGGACGTGTACGTGCCATGGTCAATGACAAAGGTCGTCGCCTCAAGGAAGCGGGTCCTTCCACACCGGTTGAAATCACTGGTTTGACAGAAGTGCCACTTGCTGGCGATCCGTTCATGGTGTTCGAGGATGAGCGCAAAGCTCGTGCTATCGCTGACAGACGTGCGATTACGCAACGTCAGTCCGATCTGGGCAGCAACACCCGTGTAACGCTGGATGACCTGTTCCAGCACATCAAGGATGGCGAGATGAAAGATCTGAACGTCATTATCAAAGGTGATGTGCAAGGTTCCGTCGAAGCGCTGAAAGGCTCCTTGAACAAGATTGAAGTTGAAGGTGTACGCGTTAAAATTCTTCACAGCGGTGCAGGTGCAATTACCGAATCCGATATTATTTTGGCTGCAGCTTCCAATGCCATTGTGATTGGTTTTAACGTTCGTCCAGATAATCAGGCGAAATCTACAGCTGAAGCAGAAAAAGTGGACATTCGTCTGCACCGCGTCATTTACAATGTCATTGAAGAAATCGAGCAAGCCATGAAAGGCATGCTGGATCCTGAATATAAAGAAAATGTGATTGGGCATGCTGAAGTTCGTAACGTGTTTAAAGTAACTAAGGTCGGTACGATTGCCGGTTGTATGGTGACGTCCGGTAAAATTGCCCGTTCAGCAGAAGCACGCCTGATACGTGATGGCATTGTTATTTTTGAAGGTAAAATCGACTCACTGAAACGCTTTAAGGACGACGCAAAAGAAGTTGCCCAAGGTTACGAATGTGGTATTACCCTTGATGGCTATAATGATGTTAAGGAACTCGACATTATTGAAGCGTTCGTCATGGAAACAGTGGAGCGCTAACGGCAGAGAGGTGAGCATCCATGGCTAAAATACGTACTGGTCGGGTTGGCGAGCAGATTAAAAAAGAGCTGAGCCAACTCATACAGACCGAATTAAAAGATCCCCGTATCGGTTTTATTACGGTAACGGGTGTTGATCTGACAAACGATTTGTCCCAAGCGAAAATATACTTGAGCGTGCTTGGGGATGAAGAGCAAAAAACTTCTTCCCTGAAAGCATTGGACAAAGCGAACGGTTATCTTCGTTCCGAACTTGGCAAACGGATACGGCTTCGCCATATTCCTGAGCTGATTTTCAAAATTGACGAATCTATCGCTTATGGCAGCCGGATTGAAAAGCTGCTAAGTGATATCGACAAGGATGAAAAATAGCAAGAGCTTGTTTATCCGAAGGAACCATGAACTGAATGTAAAGGAGACGGCAATGCATACCTATGAACAGGCGCTTCAACAAGCGAAGGAATTTATTCTGGAGCATGATGATTACCTGATCGTATCGCATGTACAGCCGGACGGAGACGCAGTCAGCTCCACCGTAACGGTGGGCTGGCTTCTCTCATGTCTGGGGAAGAAATTTACCATGCTGAATGAGGGGCCTATTCCCAAACGCATGGATTTTTTATGGCATGCCGATGAGATTATGGATATGAGCCAGCAACCGCCGGAACGGAAATACAACCGGATTATTTGTGTAGATTGTGCAGATTTCCGTCGTGTTGGTCTGACAGATCAGTTTTTTGCGGAAGATGCCATCATTTTGAATATTGATCATCATCCGACGAATGATGCGTATGGCACGGTTAATGTAATTAAGTCGGATGCTGCGGCAACGGCAGAAATTCTTTTTGATTTACTGGAAAAGTTTGCGATCAAATGGGATGTTGAAGTGGCGACGGCTGTATATACCGGACTGCTGACGGACACAGGAGGGTTCAGGTATTCGAATACTTCTCCTAAGGTCATGTCTACGGTGTCACAGCTGCTTGCCTATGGGGTAGACGGTCCCTATCTATCGGAGAGTCTGCTGGAAGAAATGACCTTCCCGCAAATGAAGGTGCTGACTAAAGCATTGCAAACGCTCAAGATTTCGGAGGATGGTAAAATCGCCTGGGTGGTTGTAACTCCTGACGATATGAAGGAATGCGGAGCTGTTAATGAGGATTTGGAAGGTATCGTCAATTATCCGAGAAATATTTGTGGCGTTGAAGTAGGCATTTTCTTTAAAGTGATTAGTGATCAAGCGGTCAAAGCCAGTCTGAGATCGGCAGGTAACGTTAACGTAGCTGCGCTTGCCCAATCATTTGGGGGCGGGGGACACGTACGTGCTGCAGGTTGTCGTCTGGAGGGTAAGCTGGAGGATATTATCGAGGTCGTTGTAGGGCGGGTGATGGCCGAGCTATGAAACCGATAAAGCAGGAACAAGCAAATTGGGAAGGCGTGCTACCCGTCTACAAACCCGCTGGATTCACCTCTCATGATGTGGTGGCCAAGGCTCGCCGTTTGCTGGGAATGAAGCGAATCGGACATACCGGAACACTTGATCCTCAGGTGACGGGCGTGCTGCCGTTGTGTCTGGGACGTGCTACCCGGGTAGTTGAATACATGCAGGAGCTACCTAAGGAATACCATGCAACGTTACGCTTGGGACTTGCCACGGATACGGAGGACCTTACGGGGACGATTACCGAAGAGTGTGACCGTCCGGTAGAGGTCACAGAAGAGGAAGCCAAAGCGGTTCTGGAGCGTTTTGTCGGTACGATTTCCCAAGTGCCGCCAATGTACTCGGCCCTCAAAGTGGAAGGCAAACGTCTATATGAGCTGGCCCGAGAAGGCAAAACCGTGGAGCGTAAAAGCCGTGAAGTGACCATTTACGAGCTGGAAATGACGGGATTCGCGGAGACGGGATCCCATGTGGATATTTCTTTTCGTGCATTATGCTCTAAAGGAACTTATATCCGTACGCTCTGCGTCGATATCGGCCGCAAATTGGGATATCCTTCGACGATGGCCAAGCTGGAACGAACCATGTCTGCGGGGATTCCTGCCAATCGTTGTTTAACATTCGAAGAAATTGAACGCTACGTAGCGGATGGCAGCCTGGGTGAGCGGCTTATTGCCACTGATGAGGCCATTGACTATATGCCTGATCATACAGTGGCCGAAGTGAAGGCAGCTGCCGCTCTCCAAGGTCAGCGCTTGTCGCTGAGCATGATTTCTCCCCCTGTGACGGACAGCCAGCCCTTCCGGTTGTATAAAGAGGATCGAACGTTTTTGGGCGTATATGGACGGGATGAATCAGGGGCTATCGCGCCAATTAAAGTTTTTTTACCTTGAATTGTGCTATAATTTTGACGAAGTTAGTCAAATGATGTGAAATGCAGGTGAAATAATATGATTACCGTATCGTTATCTTATCCATTGAGCGATGAGCTTCTGCACCAATGGGGACGTTCACAGGTCACGGCGATCGGTCAGTTCGACGGTCTTCATCTCGGACACGCAAGTGTCATACGCAAGGCTGTCGAGCTGGCTCGGGAGCAGAAATTGCCGGTATCTGTTATGACATTTCATCCTCACCCGAAGGAAGTCATGAAAAAAGGAGACTATGAAGGCTATTTGACCCCGCTTGTGGACAAGCAGGATATTTTAGCTGATATGGGTGTGGACGTGCTTTATATTTTGAGATTTGACGAGGACTTTTCCAAAGTCAGCCCTGAGGCGTTCATCACGGACATCTTGCTTCCACTGCAGATTCAAACGGCGGTGGTGGGCTTTGATTTCCGGTTTGGCTACCGGGGAGCCGGACATGAGCATACACTTCGGGAACTGGGAGGAGAACGTATGTCCGTCCACACCGTACCGTCATTTGAGCTGGATGGGGAAAAAGTGAGCAGCTCCAGCATCCGCCGTGCCTTGCAGACAGGGGATTTAACGCATGCCTCTCGCTGGCTGGGACGATCTTACCACATTCGGGGCACCGTAATGGATGGAGAGAAGCGTGGGCGCACCATCGGCTTCCCAACAGCCAATCTCAAGCTGGATGATACTTACGTAATTCCAGTCAAGGGCGTATATGCCGTACGGGCACTGGTGGGTGAGCGTTGGAGAAGCGGGGTAATGAATGTAGGGGTTAAGCCTACTTTTCATGAAGGTGTGCTGAATCCGTCGTTTGAGGTTCATCTGTTTGATTTTGACCAGCAGATTTATGGCGAACCTGTGCTGGTTGAGCTTCATCATTACATCCGTCCTGAACGCAAATTCTCTTCGGTGGACGAGCTGATTACCCAAATTGGCAATGACGTACAAACGGCTAAAAAGCTGTTAGGCTAATTTATTTACATAAGACAGGCGCTGTGTTATACTGACTTATGTTGTGTAAACAACGATGAACCTTGGCTTGGTTGTCCGCTTTCACCAGCGGCTACGAGGTTAATGGCGATTATAATGAAGGAGGTGAACAGGATGGCATTGACTCAAGAGCGTAAACAGCAATTGATCGAGGAGTACAAAACTCATGAATCCGATACAGGATCTGCAGAGGTACAAATCGCTATCCTTACTGAAAACATCGTTAACTTGCAAAGCCACTTTCGTTCGCATAAGAAAGACCATCACTCCCGCCGCGGGTTGTTGAAAATGGTCGGTCAGCGTCGTAAACTTTTGGCTTACCTGAAGAAGACTGATGTTAGACGTTACAGTGCGTTGATCGAGCGTCTCGGACTGCGTCGTTAATTTTCAGACATGTAATGAGAAAAGAAGCCTGGTTGTTCACCGCTTGTCCCTGCTAAGGCGACGGCGGACAGCAGCCGGGTTCTTTTTTGAAGTAAGGAATTTTTTTGACGTGCAGATCCTTTAGAAGTGCGAGTCTAGTAAGGTTCTGGTGCTTATAATGCATAGGTCTTCTTATGAATTAGGCCCGCGCAGGAAATACTGGATATGTATAGAACTTTTACAATGGAATGAAATGGAGGGATACCATGGAGCAACGTGTAGAAATGCAGCTCGGCGGAAGAAAGCTGGTGCTGGAAACAGGACGCCTTGCGAAACAGGCCAATGCGGCAGTTAAAGTAAGCTATGGCGAAACGGTTGTTCTCTGTACCGTGACCGCTTCCCATGCGCCGAAAGATTTGGACTTTTTTCCGCTGACGGTGAACTATGAAGAAAGATTGTATGCTGTGGGAAAAATTCCAGGCGGATTTATTAAACGGGAAGGACGCCCGAGTCAAAAAGCGATTTTGTCCAGCCGTCTGACAGACCGTCCGATTCGCCCATTGTTTCCGGAAGGCTTCCGGAATGATGTACAGGTATTAAACCTGGTGATGAGTGTCGATCAGGATTGTGAGCCGGAAATTGCAGCGATGATCGGAACCTCGGCAGCGCTTAGTATTTCGGACGTACCTTTTAACGGACCGATTGGCGGAGTTGCTGTAGGCCGTGTGGACGGACAATTCGTGATTAACCCGGATATTGCGCAGCAGAATGCAAGCGATTTGTACCTGGTTGTAGCCGGAACCAAAGACGCCATCATGATGGTGGAAGCAGAAGGCAATGAAATTCCGGAAGAAGTCATGCTGGAAGCAATCATGTTTGGCCATGACGAGATCAAGAACATTGTGGCAGTCATTGAACAACTGGTTAAAGTGGCAGGTAAAGAGAAAATGCAGGTTAAACTGCATGCTGTCGATGAAAAAGTGAACAGCGAAGTTCGTGCTTATGCGGCTGAACGTTTGGTGGAAGCCGTCAAAATTGTAGAAAAACATGCCCGTCAAGAGGCGATTGATGCAGTCAACGAAGAGACGGTTGCACATTTTGAAGCACAATACATAGAGACGCCTGAGCTTTTGAAAGACGTGAGCGAAGTTCTCTATGATATCGTTAAAGAAGAAGTCCGTCGTCTGATTACGCATGATAAAGTGCGTCCCGATGGTCGT from Paenibacillus sp. FSL R10-2782 includes the following:
- the truB gene encoding tRNA pseudouridine(55) synthase TruB; its protein translation is MKPIKQEQANWEGVLPVYKPAGFTSHDVVAKARRLLGMKRIGHTGTLDPQVTGVLPLCLGRATRVVEYMQELPKEYHATLRLGLATDTEDLTGTITEECDRPVEVTEEEAKAVLERFVGTISQVPPMYSALKVEGKRLYELAREGKTVERKSREVTIYELEMTGFAETGSHVDISFRALCSKGTYIRTLCVDIGRKLGYPSTMAKLERTMSAGIPANRCLTFEEIERYVADGSLGERLIATDEAIDYMPDHTVAEVKAAAALQGQRLSLSMISPPVTDSQPFRLYKEDRTFLGVYGRDESGAIAPIKVFLP
- the rbfA gene encoding 30S ribosome-binding factor RbfA, with translation MAKIRTGRVGEQIKKELSQLIQTELKDPRIGFITVTGVDLTNDLSQAKIYLSVLGDEEQKTSSLKALDKANGYLRSELGKRIRLRHIPELIFKIDESIAYGSRIEKLLSDIDKDEK
- a CDS encoding bifunctional riboflavin kinase/FAD synthetase, translated to MITVSLSYPLSDELLHQWGRSQVTAIGQFDGLHLGHASVIRKAVELAREQKLPVSVMTFHPHPKEVMKKGDYEGYLTPLVDKQDILADMGVDVLYILRFDEDFSKVSPEAFITDILLPLQIQTAVVGFDFRFGYRGAGHEHTLRELGGERMSVHTVPSFELDGEKVSSSSIRRALQTGDLTHASRWLGRSYHIRGTVMDGEKRGRTIGFPTANLKLDDTYVIPVKGVYAVRALVGERWRSGVMNVGVKPTFHEGVLNPSFEVHLFDFDQQIYGEPVLVELHHYIRPERKFSSVDELITQIGNDVQTAKKLLG
- a CDS encoding bifunctional oligoribonuclease/PAP phosphatase NrnA; this translates as MHTYEQALQQAKEFILEHDDYLIVSHVQPDGDAVSSTVTVGWLLSCLGKKFTMLNEGPIPKRMDFLWHADEIMDMSQQPPERKYNRIICVDCADFRRVGLTDQFFAEDAIILNIDHHPTNDAYGTVNVIKSDAAATAEILFDLLEKFAIKWDVEVATAVYTGLLTDTGGFRYSNTSPKVMSTVSQLLAYGVDGPYLSESLLEEMTFPQMKVLTKALQTLKISEDGKIAWVVVTPDDMKECGAVNEDLEGIVNYPRNICGVEVGIFFKVISDQAVKASLRSAGNVNVAALAQSFGGGGHVRAAGCRLEGKLEDIIEVVVGRVMAEL
- the rpsO gene encoding 30S ribosomal protein S15, producing the protein MALTQERKQQLIEEYKTHESDTGSAEVQIAILTENIVNLQSHFRSHKKDHHSRRGLLKMVGQRRKLLAYLKKTDVRRYSALIERLGLRR